CCACCACGAGTCCGACCACGAACCCGATGAGCTTCTGCGTTGCACTCATGATCTGCTGGTGTTCAGCCCGCGACGGCGTAGCCGGCTTCCGCAACCGCATCGCTGATCGCGGAAGGATCCAGCTGGTTGTCACTGTCGATGGTCACCAGACCGGTGGACAGGTCAACCTCGACTGAACGCACACCGGGGATGCCGCCGACCTCCTCACGCACCGATGTGACACAGTGCCCGCAGGTCATACCGGTGACGGTGACAGTCTGGATACTCATGCAATCTCCTCCTGAACCAGCTTGGTTGTCGATTCATACTATACCCCCCTAGGGTATGAATTAACTATGTTCCCTACCTCACTGCTGCACTATGGGCACATGGAGCAGACCCCTGGCGGCTACCGCGCCCTCGTGGTCGACGACGAAGCGCC
The window above is part of the Mycolicibacterium fortuitum subsp. fortuitum genome. Proteins encoded here:
- a CDS encoding heavy-metal-associated domain-containing protein; protein product: MSIQTVTVTGMTCGHCVTSVREEVGGIPGVRSVEVDLSTGLVTIDSDNQLDPSAISDAVAEAGYAVAG